The segment TCTCAGAAGCCTGAAAGATTATGCTAGATTCGTAGGCGAGAAGGCTAAAGTAATTCTCCAAGAACCCGTTGAAGGGGTTTCTGTTGTGATTGGGAAGATTATCTCGTGCGAAGGCGACGTTATCACTATTGAGAGTTCCGAGAACGGTAAAGAGATAGCATTCCACTTTTCAGACGTAAGACGTGCTAACCTAAAACTATGATTTGGACGGTGAGGTGTTCATATGAATCTCAATCTCTTGGAAGCCCTGGATCAGTTGCAGGACGAAAAGAACATTGAAAAAGAAGAAGTCTTAGATATACTTGAGAAAGCACTGCAAAGTGCCTATAAGAAGAACTTTGCTTCCGAAAGTGATGTTGACGTCAGAATAGACAGGCTTACAGGAGACATAGAGGTCTTCGAAAGGCTTGCTGTAGTCCAATCAGTCGAAAACCCTTCGGTTGAAGTGACGCTGGAGGAAGCTCTTAAAATCGATTCTACAGTTGAAGTTGGCTCAATAATAGAGAAGAAACTCAACATAAAGAAATTCAAGAGAATTGCCGCTCAGACTGCTCGACAGGTTCTAATTCAGAAAATCCGTGAAAGAGAAAAGGAAAACCTGTTCGACAAGTACGTCGATATGAAGGGAACCGCAACTACTTCTGAGATATTGAGAGTTACCGCCGAATGGATTGATCTTCGAATCGGCAAACTGGAAACCAGAATTCCCACGAAGGAACTCATCCCTGGAGAACAGCCTAGACTAAATTCTCTTATGAAGGTCTTTGTTGTGGACGTCACCAGGTCTGCACGAGGACCCCGTTTGCTTGTCACGAGGCGGACACCCGAGTTTGTCATAGAACTGCT is part of the Mesotoga sp. UBA6090 genome and harbors:
- the nusA gene encoding transcription termination factor NusA, giving the protein MNLNLLEALDQLQDEKNIEKEEVLDILEKALQSAYKKNFASESDVDVRIDRLTGDIEVFERLAVVQSVENPSVEVTLEEALKIDSTVEVGSIIEKKLNIKKFKRIAAQTARQVLIQKIREREKENLFDKYVDMKGTATTSEILRVTAEWIDLRIGKLETRIPTKELIPGEQPRLNSLMKVFVVDVTRSARGPRLLVTRRTPEFVIELLKLQVPEIAGGDVTVKAIAREEGIRSKVAVFSQNTKVDPVGACIGESGTRIAEVLREIKPEKVDILRWSDDPAEFVGNSIAPASALEVKIANPENREAVVYVSPTQLSLAIGKGGQNARLAAKLTGWKIDIKPIM